From Salvia splendens isolate huo1 chromosome 16, SspV2, whole genome shotgun sequence, a single genomic window includes:
- the LOC121770412 gene encoding uncharacterized protein LOC121770412 codes for MAMMDRSIIHEPSQEGSSRTLQGSGKDKTNPWVKTNKTMADMLKDGQPKPSKVPYILDPNKVKQRGTASQEDGIPCLHLQNIDNNELANRMGLSLIGKFSHSIPAPHLIRKALSNFKLKGTLNWNFINAKHILITLSEIDDYVKILCGASNNNTWFIEYHPMRMFKWTADFDLYFETPIADVWCNLHALPIHLFEESMLFSIGKLFGEPIQIDHNTITRARLSYARICIEIDISKPVPEKYILRLGGKDVTLQVRWDKIPHYCSACKNIRYLYSSIFDN; via the coding sequence ATGGCGATGATGGATCGCTCCATCATACATGAACCTAGCCAAGAAGGCTCCTCCCGTACCTTGCAGGGATCAGGGAAAGATAAGACAAACCCTTGGGTGAAGACAAATAAGACcatggcggacatgcttaagGATGGGCAGCCAAAGCCATCGAAAGTACCATACATTTTGGATCCCAATAAAGTGAAGCAGAGGGGCACGGCATCCCAGGAAGACGGTATTCCTTGTCTGCATTTACAAAATATTGATAATAATGAGCTTGCAAATCGTATGGGACTCTCCTTGATTGGAAAGTTCTCACACTCCATCCCAGCCCCCCACTTGATTCGCAAGGCCCTCTCAAACTTCAAACTGAAAGGTACGCTAAATTGGAATTTTATTAATGCAAAGCATATCCTCATCACCCTATCTGAGATTGAtgattatgtgaaaattttatgTGGAGCTAGTAACAATAATACTTGGTTTATTGAATATCATCCAATGAGAATGTTTAAATGGACTGCTGATTTCGACCTATATTTTGAGACTCCCATCGCTGATGTTTGGTGTAATCTGCATGCATTACCTATACATCTATTTGAAGAATCTATGCTTTTTTCCATTGGTAAATTGTTTGGTGAACCCATACAGATTGATCATAACACTATCACACGTGCACGATTGTCATATGCACGCATTTGCATTGAAATAGACATCTCCAAGCCTGTGCCAGAAAAATACATACTCCGACTTGGGGGAAAGGATGTGACATTGCAGGTgaggtgggataagatcccacACTACTGTTCAGCCTGCAAGAATATTCGATACCTCTATAGCTCTATATTCGATAATTAA